GCGAAATAAACGCTTCGACGGCCGAAATCGACAGCAGGCGCGCCTGTGCGCGTGCTCTCGCGTGTACGTGCTCGTGCGTGTCGTGGTCGGGTTGGAGTGGTCTGTTTTCGATACTGCTGACGCTGTTTGGTATGGTTTCGACAGCACCGCGACCACTCTCGATGCTTGGCATAGGGGAAACAGCACCGCGACCGCAGCGGTCGCATCGCGCCACGAGGGCGCGACGGACCGCTCGCTCGCGTGTCGCTGCGCTCCCGCTCGCTGGCCCGCGGCCTCCGGCCGCTCTCCCAACCTTTCACCACGACACACACGCGCCACGGGCGCGGTGCGTCAGGCCACCGGCTCGGTTGCCTGTGCGGATGGCGTGGGCCGGCGCGCCTCGTGCGCGCCCGTCGTCGCGAGGGACGAGTGAGTGAAACGAACGAGTCGGTTGGGGAGGCTCGTGGGCGGTGCGGCCGGGGGGACTGAAAGGGGCGGGCGTGTCGCGCGTGTTTGGTCGGCTCCGTGACCCCTCTCGACGTGAGCGAAGCGAACGAGAGATGTCACGGAGAGACCGCGACACGCCCGGGGCTTTCAAACTGTACTCACCAAAGCAATCAGAGAAGTCGAACTCCTAATCAGAATCGGGCAAGCGACACGTCCAAACCACCGCCACCCGAACACCGAGAAAGTGAAACAGGCCCACCGCCACGAGCGTCCGACGGGCGTCGAGTGGTACGTCAGCGACACCGACGGCACCGGCGGCCACCTTCGCGACTCCGCCGACGCCTTCCGGGTGCGCGAACTCGAAGCCGTCGAGCCGGAGCCGCTCGACGCCGACCCCGGCTCGTACGCACACGTCGTCTTCCGGGCGACGCTGCGCGAGTGGGACACCAACGCCTTCGCGGGCGCGCTGGCGTCGAAACTCGGCGTCTCCCGCGAGCGCGTCTCGTGGGCCGGCACGAAGGACAAGTACGCGGTGACGACACAGCTGTTCTCCGTTCGACTCGACGACGAGCGCGACCTGCCCGAACTCGACGGCGCGGACATCGAGCCGCTCGGCCGCGTGGGCCGACCCGTCCTCTTCGGTGACCTCGCGGGCAACGAGTTCGAGATTTCGGTCGCGGAAGCCGACCATCCCGAACGCGCGAGCGACATCACCGCGGAACTCCGGGCGTTCGCCGGCGACGACGAGCGCGTCGGCGTGCCGAACTACTTCGGGCCACAGCGGTTCGGGAGCGCGCGGCCCGTCACCCACCGCGTCGGGCTGGCGATTCTCCGCGGCGAGTGGGAAGCGGCCGTCCGGACCTACGTCACGTTCACGAGCGAGACGGACCCCGAGGAAAGCGCGAAAGCGCGGCGGGCCGTCGACGACCGGTGGGGCGGCGACTGGGGTGAGCTGACGGAACTGCTCCCCGGCCGACTCAACTACGAGCGGTCGCTGTTGCAGGGACTGGCCGAGACCGGCGGCGACGACCCCGAAGACTTCCGGGCCGCGCTCGAACGGTTCCCGTCGAATCTCCAGCAGTTACTCGTCCACGCGGCGCAGTCGTATCTGTTCAATCGCATCGTCTCGACGCGGCTGGAGCGGGGGCTACCCTTCGACGGTGCGGTCGCGGGGGACGTGGTCGCCTTCGCCGACCGGGACGCCCCGCTTCCCGTGCCGGACATGGACCGGCTCCAGCGCGTGGACGAGAACCGCGTAACGACCGTCAATCGCCACGTCGAGCGCGGGCGGGCGTTCGTCACCGCACCGCTCGTCGGCACGGAGACCGACCTCGCGGGCGGCGAGCCGGGCGATATCGAACGCGAGATACTGGCCGACGAGGGAGTCGAGCCGTCGGATTTCGACCTGCCCGGTGAGTTTCACTCCGAGGGGACCCGGCGTGCCGTGCTCGTGACGACAGACCTCACGGTGACGGAGCCGCTGACCTTCCAGTTCCAGCTACCGAAGGGGAGCTACGCGACGACGCTGTTGCGGGAGTATCTGAAGGTCGCGCCCGACCAGTTGGGGTAGCGTCACACGCCGCCAGCAGACTTTTTTCACCGACCCCCGGTAGACGGCGTATGGACCCCGAGAACGACGCCTACGGCCAACTGCTCCGCGACCACGTGGACGGCGAGGCAGGGCGCGAAATCCTCGAACGCGACGACGGATTGGTGTCGGTCGCGCCGCCGCCGGACCGCTATTTCGCCGAGCGCGAGGAGTGGAGTCCACGCGAGCAGACGGCCATCGAGCGCGCCGAGGGCCGCGTGCTCGACGTTGGCTGTGGCGCGGGTCGGGTCGGGCGCGCCCTCGATACCGAGGTCGTCGGTATCGACGTGTCGCCGGGAGCCGTAGCGGTGAGCCGCGAGCGGGGCGTCGACGCGCGGGAGGTGGACGTGACCGAGACCACGCAGTTGGCTGGGGAATTCGACACGGTCGTCATGTTCGGCAACACCTTCGGGCTGGTCGGGACGCGCGAGCGAGCGCCGCGGGTGCTCGACGCGCTGGCGCAGGTCACGACCGACGACGCCCGGATTCTCGCGGACACGCGCGACCCACACGCCACTGACGATGCCGTCCACCGCGAGTACCACAACCTGAACCGTCGGCGCGGCCGACTGCCGGGGGCGCTTCGGGTGCGGAGTCGCTACGAGACGACCGCCACCCCGTGGTTCGACCTGCTCACAGTGTCGCCCGACGAGCTGCGTGAGGTGCTCGCACCGTCGCCGTGGGACCTCCGCGAGGTCGTGGCGTCGGACGAGCGGGGCAGCTACGTCGCCGAGCTACGGAAGTCCTGACGCCGGCTCCGGGCGGTTTATCCGCCGGCGTCGTCTCTCTCAGGTATGGACTGTCGGCAGTGTGGCACGGCGCTCGAACGCCCCGGCGATTTCTGTCTCACCTGCCGCACCCCGAACACCGACACCGTCGTCATCGCCTGCGACCGCGACCGCGCGACCGTGACCTGCCTGCTCGACGAGGAAATCGTCGCAGAACGGACCGTGA
This portion of the Halosegnis longus genome encodes:
- the truD gene encoding tRNA pseudouridine(13) synthase TruD, with the translated sequence MKQAHRHERPTGVEWYVSDTDGTGGHLRDSADAFRVRELEAVEPEPLDADPGSYAHVVFRATLREWDTNAFAGALASKLGVSRERVSWAGTKDKYAVTTQLFSVRLDDERDLPELDGADIEPLGRVGRPVLFGDLAGNEFEISVAEADHPERASDITAELRAFAGDDERVGVPNYFGPQRFGSARPVTHRVGLAILRGEWEAAVRTYVTFTSETDPEESAKARRAVDDRWGGDWGELTELLPGRLNYERSLLQGLAETGGDDPEDFRAALERFPSNLQQLLVHAAQSYLFNRIVSTRLERGLPFDGAVAGDVVAFADRDAPLPVPDMDRLQRVDENRVTTVNRHVERGRAFVTAPLVGTETDLAGGEPGDIEREILADEGVEPSDFDLPGEFHSEGTRRAVLVTTDLTVTEPLTFQFQLPKGSYATTLLREYLKVAPDQLG
- a CDS encoding class I SAM-dependent methyltransferase; amino-acid sequence: MDPENDAYGQLLRDHVDGEAGREILERDDGLVSVAPPPDRYFAEREEWSPREQTAIERAEGRVLDVGCGAGRVGRALDTEVVGIDVSPGAVAVSRERGVDAREVDVTETTQLAGEFDTVVMFGNTFGLVGTRERAPRVLDALAQVTTDDARILADTRDPHATDDAVHREYHNLNRRRGRLPGALRVRSRYETTATPWFDLLTVSPDELREVLAPSPWDLREVVASDERGSYVAELRKS